The DNA segment TGGTTAAAAAGGAAGTACATTTAACTGCTACAGAATGTACCTCTGTGCGCCCGGTCATGATGGGCTTCCCAGCAAATAGCTCAGCCAAAATGCACCCGGCACTCCACAAGTCCACCCCTACACCATACTCCGTGGCACCAAGAAGAAGCTCTGGTGGCCTATACCAAAGAGTAACCACACGACTTGTCATTGGCTGCCTGTTATTAGGGTCAAAAGTTGAAGCCAATCCAAAATCAGCAATCTTGAGAACTCCTCCATCATCAATAAGGAGATTTGAACCCTTGATATCTCGGTGCAACACGTGCCGGTTGTGGCAGTGCTCAAGTCCAGACAATAACTGATGCATATAGCATTTCACCTACAATAAtcaagataaaaaaataaataaaataaaaaacttacaTGATTAACTCCAAAAGCACACTAAAATCTAAGCAATAAAAGCACAGAAAAGACTGCAGAGAAAAAAACATGGTATAAACCAAGAACGATGAAAATTGAATCCAACCTGAGGCTCTGTAAACTTGATCCCAGGTCTGGAAGCAAGGCCAGCCAAATCATGCTCCATGTAATCGAAAACCAAGTATAAACTACATGACATTCTTGATGTCACCAATCCATGCAACTTCAAGACGTTCGGATGATCCAGCCGTCGCAAAATCAAAATCTCCCTAGCCATAAACCTCACACTCTCAGGCTCCAGATTGTCAAATCTAACCTTCTTCAATGCCACGATCTTCCCTGATATGGCATCTCTAGCTTTATACACATTACTATAAGTACCTTGCCCAATCTAAACACAACAACAAAAAACATTAGAACATAACAAACTAGCATACTCAGATGTAGTAGCATCACTTTTTACCTTATCTATTTTTTCAAACGAATCTGCACGTCGAGGAGTCCATCCGTTGATCGCCTCTCCTGCCACAGCAGATAGCCAAGATGGCCATCCAGCAGCCACTTGCTCACCATGGATGTGCTTAGGGGGATTACTTAATCTAGGATTTGGCCTAGACCTCCTCCTCTCACCTTTTTGCCGCCGTCTGCTTCCCTCCTTCCGCTCTTCTTCCTTTGTATCCTCGCCATTCTGAActtcgccgccgccgccgccttcTTCCTCAGATTTACTTACTGGGTCAACTACTACTTTCTCTTTCCTCCCAGAAGGCACAGACAGATCTTTTTCTCCTCCCTTACCTCTCCCCTTTCCAGCCACAACCTCGCCACTGGGCGGCCCAGAAGATGAAATCTCTCTCCCAAAAACACAACCCATATCTCGAGAACCCTAAAACTCATTTGTCACCTCATCACACTCCTGTACCTCAT comes from the Henckelia pumila isolate YLH828 chromosome 1, ASM3356847v2, whole genome shotgun sequence genome and includes:
- the LOC140887176 gene encoding probable serine/threonine-protein kinase At1g54610; the protein is MGCVFGREISSSGPPSGEVVAGKGRGKGGEKDLSVPSGRKEKVVVDPVSKSEEEGGGGGEVQNGEDTKEEERKEGSRRRQKGERRRSRPNPRLSNPPKHIHGEQVAAGWPSWLSAVAGEAINGWTPRRADSFEKIDKIGQGTYSNVYKARDAISGKIVALKKVRFDNLEPESVRFMAREILILRRLDHPNVLKLHGLVTSRMSCSLYLVFDYMEHDLAGLASRPGIKFTEPQVKCYMHQLLSGLEHCHNRHVLHRDIKGSNLLIDDGGVLKIADFGLASTFDPNNRQPMTSRVVTLWYRPPELLLGATEYGVGVDLWSAGCILAELFAGKPIMTGRTEVEQLHRIFKLCGSPSEEYWKKSRLPHATIFKPQQSYKRCIKETFKDFPQCSLPLIDTLLSIDPSERQTATAALESEFFLTKPYACDPSSLPKYPPSKEMDAKRRDEESRRLRAAGKAHADGGKKARVRERGMRPMAAPEANAELQTNIDRRRLITHANAKSKSEKFPPPHQDGGLGFPSGSSNHVDPTFDPPDVPFSSMNFSYSKDPIQTWSGPLADPAGVGAPRRKLNPSKKDYRKDKNYMRNNEKDTM